The Methanopyrus kandleri AV19 DNA segment GGGCGCGGTTCCGTACGGATCGCGGTCATCAGGTTGCCCCGAATTTCCAACTTCACCGACTTCGAGCCCCTCGCGATGGAGCCGGACGTGAGGGTGGAGTTCGTGGACCCCAGGGACAACCTCCCGGAGGATGCGGACGCGGTGATCCTCCCCGGCACCCGCACCACCATCTCCGACCTCGAAGAACTTCGAAAACGCGGGATGGACGAGGAGGTAGTTCAGGCGGCCGATGAGGGTACTGTGGTGCTGGGGGTGTGCGGCGGGTACCAGATGCTCGGCAGGGAGCTCGTCGACGAGTCGGGGGGCGAGCTCGACCCGGGGGAGTCGGTCCCGGGGCTCGGACTTCTCGACGCCGTGACCGTGTTCCCGAGCGACGCCGGCAAGGTGACGGTGCGATCGGAGGGAGTCGTGAACCATCCGCACCTCCGCGGCATCCGCGTGGAGGGGTTCGAGATCCATGAGGGACGGACGTACACCGACGAACCCCACTTGGTCCGTTTACGATCAGGGTACGGAAACAGAGGCTGTTTTCTCGATGGAGCATACCGCACCGATCGGCCTGTTCTCGGGACCTACTTACACGGGATATTCTTCAACCGGCGCTTCCGCCACGAGTTCCTCAGATGGGTATCCGGGGGTAGGTGGAAGCCCCCCGAGCGGGACGTAGTTCGAGAGGCGGTGAAGCGGAACCTTCAGGTCGCCCTAGAGATCGTCGAATCGACGGATCTTCCGGAGCTCCTGGGGGAATAAGGGTGGATCTCGATCGGTTGAAGGTAAGTTCCTTCGAGCGCGTAACCCGACCTATCGAGCCGAAGGATTCGGGTCTGATCACGGAACGACTGGGGTTACTCCCGGGCCATCGCGTGTTCGAATCGGGCGTCGGATCCGGGTTCCTCACGGCCTCCATGGCCCGGATAGTCTACCCCGAGGGTGAGGTAGTCGGGATCGAGATCGATACCAGGAAGCTCGAGAAGGCCCGGGAGAACCTCGAGCAGCTGGGGAAAGTCTACGAAAAGAGCGTGACGTTGAAGCACGGTGACGCTCGGGAGTACCTCGAAGGACTGGAAGACGAGTTCGATGCGATGGTGTTGGACCTACCCGAGCCCGACCGCGTACTGGAAGTGGGATTGGACGCCCTTAAATCGAACGGGAAGGTCGCGGTGTTCTGCCCGTTTTTCGAGCAGGTGAGGGCCGTCTGGCAGGTTTTGGAGGATCGATGCACCTGGCTGGAAGCCGTCGAACTGATCGAGCGAAAACTCCAGGTGGAAAAGCGTGGGATTCGACCCGGTCGTACCCTGGGTCACACGGGGTTCATAGTCTTCGGTAGGGTCTGATTCCTCATCTCGGGACGGTCCACCAGTTCTCCTGGCCTTTTCATGAGCCATAATCAGTCGGGATGTTCGAGGTGGGGAAGTGGGTCAGAACCGCACGCCCGCGAGTCTCAGCACCTCCTCTTCTTCGAGCGGTTGAGGTACGACACCTTCCGTCTCGAGCATCCTGTGCGCAAGCTCGCGGAACGCCTCTGCCGCGTCCGAATCCGGAAACTCCCTGATCACGGTACGGTACCGCGACTCAGCCTTCCGCACCTCTTCCATGTAAAACAGATCGTAAATCAGCTCGGCTCGGATTCGCCGGCAGAACTCGGTCACCACTCTAGAATCCGAGTCTCGGGAGCGCCGGTTATGGATAACCCCACCGAGTTTCGCGCCCCCTCGATCGGCGTACTCGGCGATCCCGCGGCAGATGTTGTTGGCGGCGTATAGGGACATCGGTTCACTGGATGTAACCACGAAAACGGTATCCGCGTAGCCTCGGCGGATCGGTAGGGCGAATCCACCGCACACCACGTCACCGAGCACGTCGAAGATCACCACGTCGACGTCCTCGAACGCCCCCATTCTAGTCAACATCTCGAGGGCCTTCAGCACACCGCGCCCCGCGCATCCGACCCCGGGCTTCGGCCCACCGGACTCGACGCACAAGACCCCGAAATCACCTTCGACGATGATGTCCTCGAGCTTCAGGCCTTCCCCTTTCCTCCGATACTCGTGCATCACCGTGGGAATCCTACGTCCAGCGAGCGTCAGGGTCGAGTCCGCCTTTGGATCACATCCTACCAGCATGACCCGATAACCTTCCTCGGCCAGGGCTGCGGCCACGTTCGCCGCGATCGTGGATTTCCCTATCCCGCCCTTCCCGTAGACGGCGATCCTTTTCAAGCGCTGTCGCCCCACGATCCGGGGTGAGATTCGTGAGGAAGGAAATCACCGTGGTCGTAGTGATCGCCGTTATAGTCCTCCCGGCGGCCGGGTACTACGAGGTCAACTACGGACGGGGCTCGGTCGAACGGCCCGTGGTGACTTACGGGGAAACTACGTGGAGGACTGAGCTTCCCACCGCGGTGGAACTGTTTAAGGAGGTCGGGGTTGATCCGACGAGGTTCCACAGGACGATCGTGACGGCCGAAGAAACCAACCGAGTGGCGGCGGAGGTCACCGGACGTAGGTACACTCCCTCCCAGATATACAGCTGTGCCACTGTCACACCGTACGACGAGCCACCGCGGCGCTATCAGGAGGTCGAGGGGTACCGCATCTACGTGGGCCCCGAGATCACGGTGTGTAAACCGGAGACCTACGCCGAAGCCCTGGCGTCGATAGGCGCACCTCCCTGCTGCGTGACCATCCGTAGCCCCGTTCGGGCCACGGGCGAGGCGGCCCTCGCCGGAGTGTACAAGGCTATGAGGGAGGCTGGTGTGGAGATCACCGACCGCGACGCCAGGTTCTCCCAGGCGGTGCTCGAAGCCGTGAAGGGGGCCGGGGACGATCCTCGAAGGCGGGCGGCGGCCGTGACTGTGGTCGTAGTGTGCGTGTTCCGAGGTGCCGACGATCCGCAGAAGGCGAGAGACGTTCAGGACGAGGTCGAGAACGTCTACGGGGTGAACCTACCGCCCGAGACCGCGGTTCACGCCGCACAGGCGGCGAAGTTGGCCGAGGAAGGGGCGGAGTACTCCTGGTGGTGGCTCTTCAAGAGACTCCTGGCGTACTGGATCTGACCTCCCCGTCCCGAAGGACGACACCTTTAGGGCTTCGCAAGGACAACGTGAGCTCACCAGGAAGAAACAAAGAAAAAAGTGTTTAAGAGACAGTTTTGGAGTGAATCCCCAGGGGTAACCGATGGCAAAGTACGAACCGGTCATACCGGAGCTCGAGGTGAATCCTGAGGGGGAAGTGAGCAAGATAGCGGAGTTCCTCCGGGGGAAGTTCGAGGAGGCCGGTCGGGAGATCGCGGTAGTGGGTTTGAGCGGCGGAGTCGACTCATCTACGACCCTCGGACTCGCGGTCGAGGCGCTAGGCCGGGAGAACGTGGTAGCGCTGATACTACCGGAGCGTGACACCCCAGAGGAGGACGTTGAAGACGCCGTGGAAGCCGCGGAACGGTTCGGTGTCGAGTACCACGTCCACGACATCACCGAGGTCCTGCGAGCCTTCGGCACCGGTTCATATGTCCCCTGTCACCCGTTCAGCCGCAAGAGCGACGCTAACCTCAAACCGCGGGTCCGTATGTGCGTACTGTATTATTTCGCGAACGAGCTCGACGGTCTCGTCCTGGGTACCGGCAACCGTACGGAGTGGCTCACGGGGTACTTCACCCTGCACGGAGACGGCGCCTGCGACGTGGCCCCGATCAGGCACCTTTACAAGACGCAGGTTTACGTGATAGCCGAGCATCTCGGCGTGCCGGAGCGCATCGTGGAGGAGAAGGAACCCTCGGCGCGGCTCTGGCCCGGCCAGACCGATGAGGGTGAACTCGGGATCGATTACCCCACGCTCGATGCCCTCCTGTACGCGCTCGTCGACGAGGGTCTAGGGCCTCGGAAGGCCGTCGATTGGCTCGGGGAGCGGGGCGTAGAGGCGACGGAGGAGGACGCCGAAAAGGTCCTGGACCTTGTGCGAAGTTCCTCGTTCAAGCGACGGCCGGCTCCTGGTCTGGACTTGCCCGAGCCCGAGGATCCTGCGATGTCGGGGTGAAGAGGGAGTTCGAGCCGTATGGAGAAGGTAGTCCTAGAGTTCGGATGTGAGTTCGGCGCGCGCCTATGGGTAATCCAGCAGGTGATCTGCATCCTCGTTTCATCACTAGTGATACCCATACTCGCCCACCACACGGTCCGCGCCGTGCGACGCCACGACCTCGACTGTGCGCTGGCCAGCTTCGGGATGCTCCTACTGATACTGGCCGCCGGCGTAATCACCCCTCTGAACACCCTCCTCCACCTTTATTCTCCTCCCCGCATCAAGTGGGGCATCATCCTCTGGACGTACATCGGATCGCTCGGAGCAGGGATGGTGACGTTCGGCATGGGTATGTTCAAAGTCCTCACCAGACGGCCCGCCGCCCCGTTCGGGGGCGAGAGGAGTTGATCGGCGCACTTCTCGCGTCTCACAGCTACCCAACAGCCGTGACCTGGGATATTCTCGCAGAAATAGCCGAGATACTCCCATCTTCGATCACGATCTCATGTACGGATCCAGACATTTGGGAATTCTGCATCGAGCTCAGGGATCACGTCGAATTCTTGGATGTGGAAGAGGTGGATTCACTCGATCCTACCACCGTCGTCGCACTCGCGGAGGAAGAGGCGCACATGGGTCCCAAGGTGCTGCGCACGCGGGTACGTGGGGTCGTGATAGTTACGGACGATCCCGAGCGGGCGGCGGAGGATTGGCGACTCCCTGCCGTCAGTGCTCGCGAAATCTACGTCCCAGTGGTGCGCGTCGGAGGGAACGCGACCGTCCACGTTTACAGGCACGGGGAGGTATTATGGCGCCTCGGGCTTAGGGAGGGAAAGACCCTGCTACCACCTGATTACAAATCGCTCCGCGAACTACTCTGGAATGAGTTCCCCTACGTGAGGACCATAGGCTCGCTGGCCCAACGAACGAACTGGCACGAGGTCCTCGTCCGTCTGGCACTGATCGAGGAATGGATTAAAGGAAACAAATTAGTGTCCGAATTTTTAGATTGGATTCCGAAGAGCACCAAGGTGATCCCCAGGAGTACGGATTCACCCACCGATAGCTCATCGGGAGAAAACCTACTCGAGGGCCGGCTGATACTTATTCCGGCGTTTTCCTCCACCTTAAGCGCCCTAGCGTGAGGGGGACCCTCGTTGTTCAAGTCCAGACGTCTTCCCTCGTTTCTGATAGAAGGCAAAGTGGACGAGGAACTGGAAGATTTCACGGATGACTTCGGGCAACCTGATCTGGACGCGATCGTCCGGGCCTGCGTGGACAGACTCGACCCTCATCCGGACCTAGAGGAAAGGGTGTTGAAAACCGCCCGGAAGGCCTGCGAGCGGATCGGATTTCCGATGGGAGAGCACGCGGAGTTCGACCTGTACCCGTGGCTAGCCCCGCAGATATTCCACGAGCGAGTGGTCCGAGACGTCTACTCGGGTGAGAGTCGGGAACCCGGCGAGGCGCGGGTGGCCTTCGTCTCGGTTCATCACGACAAACGTGGCGTCGCCGAGTACGTGTACCGGACCCTGGAACGTCTGGAACCAGAGGCTGTGTGTTTGGAAACCAGTCCGGCTGGACTGGAAACCGCGTTCCACTACACGCTCTCACCGCTCCCGCACGCCGGAATCGAGGTGATGGCACGGGTACCCACTAAGATGCTCATGGGACCGTTCCGGGACCTCTACGGGGCTTTAGTGTACTGTTTAAGGGAGGGTGTTCCCGCGATCCCCGTCGACGTGCCATCGTCCCTGAAGCTCAAGGAGTCGAGAAAGAATCCCGAGTGTCTCCGCGATCCTATCGTGTTCGAGTACACCTCGGAAGTCGAACGCGTCTTGGGACCGACCGGCGAGTTGTTCTTCCGCGAGTACGAGGAAGTCGAGCCCGTGCTCAGGAGACTCGGCGGGGAAATCCGCACCAACGTCTCCCTCGTGGCCTCGGAAACCTTCGTCCGCTTCCACCTGGAGTTCCGGGAGAGGTACATGCTCAGCCGCATCGCCGACGTAACCGAAGATTTCGATCGTGTCGCGGTGGTAGTAGGGGCCGTACACACCTCGGCGATGGAGAGGGCTTGGCGCGAGGGCGAATTCCGATACCTGGAACCCTCACCTGAGGACTTCAAGGGTGTGGAGTGGGAGCTCTCACCCAGGTACAAGCGTCACAAGCTCGTGGTCGGGGGCAGGCGAAGGTGATCGGGGTCGTCGTCCTCGGAGCCACGGGTAGGATGGGTCGCCGGATATGCCGGATGGTGATAGAAGATGAAGAGCTCGAGCTGGTAGGAGCTATCGCCTCACCCACCTCCAAGCACCTAGGGAGGGACGTGGGGCTAGTCATAGGAGTGGGCGAGACGGGTGTAGAAATCGCCCCTCCGACCGCTTTACCTAACATCGCTAAGGACGCGGACGTCGCGATCGATTTCACCGTCCGTGAGGCGACATTGGAGAACGCGCCCAAAGCCGCCCGTGCGGGATTGGATCTCGTAATCGGTACCACCGGGTTCAGCGATGAAGACCTCAGGGTGCTCGAACACGAGATCGAGGAAGCTGGAGTTTCGGCCGTGATCTCCCCGAACATGTCCCTGGGAGTCAACTTGCTCTTCGAGCTTACGAGGCAGCTCGCTAGAGTGCTCGGAGACAACGGGTTCGATTTCGAGATCGTGGAGATCCATCATCGGCACAAGGTGGACGCACCGAGCGGGACGGCCCTCGAGTTGGCGGCCATCATAGAGGAGGAGCTGGGTAAGGGGGAGAAGGTGTTCGGTCGTGAGGGGAACGTGGGACCGCGTGACGATGACGAGATCGGTGTGTTGGCCGTTCGGGGAGGTGAGGTCGTAGGTGATCATACCGTCATGGCGTTAGGCGAGTACGAGAGGATCGAACTCACGCATAGGGCCCTCTCGCGTGACGCCTTCGCCAAGGGAGCCTTGGTGGCCGCAAAGTTCGTCGTAGAGGCACCTCCGGGGATCTACTCAATGAGGGACGTGCTGTTCGGCGGGAAGCGGGGGGAAGGATTATAAATCCGGAACTCCGGCTCCGGCGGGGGGTGAAGGTATGAGGCGCGTGCTGGTGGTCCTCTCCATCGCCCTGATGGCTCTGGCGGCCCCAGGACTGGCGGAAGACAAGGCGGTCACAGCGACGACCGAGCAGCAGTCACAGCAGGCGCAAACCGCGGAGCAGCAGACCGAGCAGCAAGCTACCGCGCCGGCACCCAAGACGGTGACGTTGAAGCTGACGCCGAGCCTTCAGGCGGACTTCACCGTGGACCTGAAGAACGGAGAAGCGGTCCTGACCCTGACCGGAGGCTACTCGCTGGTCACCGAGGGCCAGGACCTGCTGTCCGACGTCCTGACGGCGGCCCTAGCGGGTGCTATTAACACCATCGTGGCGCCGATCGACGGTAAGGAGCTGCTCCCCGGCGTGAAGCTGGAGGCCGGAGTGGAGGCTCCGACCGTGACCGCAGGACTAGGAGAGGACTGTGGTGTCACACTGACAGCGACGGTCCTCAAGGTCGAGGTACCCAAGCTGGAGGACCTCGAGCATGAGTGGAGCGAAACCGTGACCGAGGACCCGCTGAAATCCGGTATCAGCGTGGCCCTACGGCTGCTGCACACGGCCGAGGAACCGTTCATCAAGGCCACGCTAGATCTGCTGACCGGAGCACTGAAAGTCGTCGTGCACCTGTTCGAGCTCGAGGTCGGCAGCCCGTCAGAGGACTACGAGGGACCGTACCTGGAGCTCACACCAGTGAACGTGTCGGAGAAGCTGAACGACAACGCGACCGTAACCGCCTACCTGGGAGCGAGCCTGTCAGCGTCGACTCTGAAACTGTCGCCGACGATCACCTACGAGACGACCACACCACTGAAGCTGCCGGTGACACTGCCGGAGATCACGCTATACACCTTCCAGCTGCCGGCTTAAAGTAAGTGATCCGACACCTTAACCGGCTTTTATTTTATTATGTCGATAGTTCGTCTCTACTCCTTCCCTTTCCCCCGACAAATCCACACCACTAACGGAGTGGAAGGCCCACTTTTTGGGAAATCGTCCACCCGTCGTGAAGGTTTTGGGAGGGATGGTCCTCCTCGTGCTAGTTACATTATGTGGTGGCAACACCAGTAATGGCGGAGACACAGCAGCCGGGTTAGCAGACCCAACAGCAAGAACAGACGGAGCAAAAGGCGGGCAGAAGCCAAGATTCATGGAGGTCTCCATAGGGCTACTCAAGCGGTGACGGAACCGCTCGCGAGGCTCACGGCCGAATAAACGGGATGCTGAACGTCGCCGTCGACTTCACCACCGAGCTAACGAGCGAGACGGTGAAGGAGGGTTCAACATCACACCGGCGGACTCGGCAACCTAGGCCTGTGTTTCAACGTCAGCGCGTCCGGCGGCCTGCAAGTGTCGCTGACCGGCACGTACACGCTACCGTTGCCGGAGAAGATCACCGTACCGAAGGTCGGCCTACAAGAGATCGAGTTACCCCTGATGAGGACGTGTTACGTGGAGAGGCCCCGGATCTCCACGACCACGCCCGGTCTGATCTCCACTGCCTTCCCCTCTCCTCCCTTAACCCGCAGCTCCCACTCCACGTCGACGCACTCCTCGTCCAGCACGACTTTTTCCCCGTCGATCTCTAGCTTCGCCTTCCCGTCTTCCTTGATCGCTGACGCGACCTCGTCCGGGTTGTTCTCCACGTACTCGATGATGTCCCGAGTGAGTTCCCTATACTTCGGGCCGATGACATCCATCCGGGGTTCGACTTTCACCGGGACTCTCTCCAATTTCGGCTCGCCGACTTCTACCTCGACTTCCTTCGCCCTGGTGGCGCTCTTGAGATCCGGGATCGCTTTCTCGAGGCTCTCGGCCAGCTCTTCGTCCTGAACGTGTACCGTCAGACCCTCGAACTCCGCGCCCATCCTCAATCCGGCGTCCGTCTTCGCCTTCCTCACCTCGGTCACGATCTCGCGGAGGATCTCACCGACTTCCTCGACCCCCTCGTCGATCCACTTCTCGCTCGCCTCCGGCCACGCCTGGTCGTGCACGCTTTCGTCGA contains these protein-coding regions:
- a CDS encoding DUF1002 domain-containing protein: MRKEITVVVVIAVIVLPAAGYYEVNYGRGSVERPVVTYGETTWRTELPTAVELFKEVGVDPTRFHRTIVTAEETNRVAAEVTGRRYTPSQIYSCATVTPYDEPPRRYQEVEGYRIYVGPEITVCKPETYAEALASIGAPPCCVTIRSPVRATGEAALAGVYKAMREAGVEITDRDARFSQAVLEAVKGAGDDPRRRAAAVTVVVVCVFRGADDPQKARDVQDEVENVYGVNLPPETAVHAAQAAKLAEEGAEYSWWWLFKRLLAYWI
- a CDS encoding cobyric acid synthase — encoded protein: MSAIMFVGTASNSGKSFLAAVTCAYLRQRGVDVAPFKSQNMSLNSCVAKENGEIAVAQAFQAAMAGQEPSIHHNPVLLKPKGELRSEVIVHGKPIGTMSYREYREIVFEDPWQAVLESAEILSEEHEVIVAEGAGSPAEINVLDTDIANLRVAEALGADVILVADISRGGAFAAVYGTIELLPERWRRLIKGFLFNKFLGDESLLEPGIKELERRLGVRYLGTVRHVGDFWMPWEDSEALDTHSPGRGSVRIAVIRLPRISNFTDFEPLAMEPDVRVEFVDPRDNLPEDADAVILPGTRTTISDLEELRKRGMDEEVVQAADEGTVVLGVCGGYQMLGRELVDESGGELDPGESVPGLGLLDAVTVFPSDAGKVTVRSEGVVNHPHLRGIRVEGFEIHEGRTYTDEPHLVRLRSGYGNRGCFLDGAYRTDRPVLGTYLHGIFFNRRFRHEFLRWVSGGRWKPPERDVVREAVKRNLQVALEIVESTDLPELLGE
- a CDS encoding NAD+ synthase, with translation MAKYEPVIPELEVNPEGEVSKIAEFLRGKFEEAGREIAVVGLSGGVDSSTTLGLAVEALGRENVVALILPERDTPEEDVEDAVEAAERFGVEYHVHDITEVLRAFGTGSYVPCHPFSRKSDANLKPRVRMCVLYYFANELDGLVLGTGNRTEWLTGYFTLHGDGACDVAPIRHLYKTQVYVIAEHLGVPERIVEEKEPSARLWPGQTDEGELGIDYPTLDALLYALVDEGLGPRKAVDWLGERGVEATEEDAEKVLDLVRSSSFKRRPAPGLDLPEPEDPAMSG
- the dapB gene encoding 4-hydroxy-tetrahydrodipicolinate reductase: MIGVVVLGATGRMGRRICRMVIEDEELELVGAIASPTSKHLGRDVGLVIGVGETGVEIAPPTALPNIAKDADVAIDFTVREATLENAPKAARAGLDLVIGTTGFSDEDLRVLEHEIEEAGVSAVISPNMSLGVNLLFELTRQLARVLGDNGFDFEIVEIHHRHKVDAPSGTALELAAIIEEELGKGEKVFGREGNVGPRDDDEIGVLAVRGGEVVGDHTVMALGEYERIELTHRALSRDAFAKGALVAAKFVVEAPPGIYSMRDVLFGGKRGEGL
- a CDS encoding methyltransferase domain-containing protein translates to MDLDRLKVSSFERVTRPIEPKDSGLITERLGLLPGHRVFESGVGSGFLTASMARIVYPEGEVVGIEIDTRKLEKARENLEQLGKVYEKSVTLKHGDAREYLEGLEDEFDAMVLDLPEPDRVLEVGLDALKSNGKVAVFCPFFEQVRAVWQVLEDRCTWLEAVELIERKLQVEKRGIRPGRTLGHTGFIVFGRV
- a CDS encoding AAA family ATPase, producing the protein MKRIAVYGKGGIGKSTIAANVAAALAEEGYRVMLVGCDPKADSTLTLAGRRIPTVMHEYRRKGEGLKLEDIIVEGDFGVLCVESGGPKPGVGCAGRGVLKALEMLTRMGAFEDVDVVIFDVLGDVVCGGFALPIRRGYADTVFVVTSSEPMSLYAANNICRGIAEYADRGGAKLGGVIHNRRSRDSDSRVVTEFCRRIRAELIYDLFYMEEVRKAESRYRTVIREFPDSDAAEAFRELAHRMLETEGVVPQPLEEEEVLRLAGVRF